The Chitinophaga lutea genome contains the following window.
GCAGGAGCCGATCAAACAGGAGATTGCGACAATCCCGAATAAATAATCATAACACAACTAAAAAAGAAAGGCCGCAAATATTGCGGCCCTTCTTTTTTTATCGGTGAAACCCCTTCGACCGCAGGTATGCAAGCAGTTCCGCCGGCAGATCGGTCTGGATGATGTTCACACGCGGATGTTTTTTTAAAAGTTCGGAGAACCCTGTTCCCGGCGAAGCTTTTTCCGCCTTGTCGTATTTCCCCAACGCATTCAGCCATACACGGGTGCCGCCGGCGCGGAGCGCATTGGCGAGGCTGTCTGAATAGTATGAATCGTCTATGTGAATCGCGGGGAAGGTACCCATCTGTCCGATGCCTGCGATATCGCCGGTATTGTAAGCGCGCGGCATGATGGGAATTTTGGGATTCCAGTTGCGCAGTTGCGGGATTTCTTTGTAGTCGTATAAAAAGAAAAGCACCTGGCTGGTGGTGCCGCTGGCTTTCACCAGCTCAACGGTTTTGCGGGCTGCTTCCGGTGTGCCTTCTTTGAAATCGATGTCTACCAGAATGCGGTCTTTGGTGAGTTTTAACGCCTCTTCAAAGGTCGGGATGCGCTCCTGTGTGGGCTGACCATTGTGCAGTAGCGGGAATTGCTGCAGCTCCGCATAGGTATAGTCACCGGTGCCGCCGGGTTTGCCGGTGGTACGGGTAATGGTTTTATCGTGCATGAGCACCAGTATACCGTCTTTCGTTTGCCGGATGTCCAGTTCCACGATATCAACACCCAGCCGGATGGCTTCGCGGATGGCGGCCAGGGAGTTTTCGGGATAATCGGCATGTGGCGCGCGGTGTGCGGCTACCAGTATGTGGTCAGGGCGGTTTGAAAAGTCGCGCAGGATGCTGTCTGCCTGGCCGTGCGCGGACAATAAAACAATGCTGAGAAATGCGGTAATAAGGAATTTCATGTGAAATTTTTTACGGGTGTATAAATATCTGATTCTTTTCAGAATATTTTATGTGATTCGTGTAAAGGCTGCGTTAAATACGGTGCTGTGGGAATAATCGCTAACTTTGTATATGCTGAAGAAGCAAAAACAGCATAAGTACCTGGCAAAGAGATGGCGTGCCATCAGGAGTTACCTCTACGATTTTGCAAACACACCCAACCTGGAAGTGCTGCACAAGCTACGGGTGGAAGTTAAAAAGCTGAAAGCCTTTGCAGGTTTTGCATCGGCAGGAGGGCATGGAAAGGATGCGGACCGTGCCATAAAGCCGGTGAAAAAAATGTTCCGGGTAGCCGGTGAAATCCGGGAAGCGGGCCTCACCTTATCGATGCTGCAAAAATACCAGATCACCCACCCGCGCCTGAAGTCAGCCACTATCCATACACTGAACGAAAAAACCGCAACGTTTCAATCGCATATCGATACCTACCTTCAACAGATAAAGAAGTCAGACAGAAAGCTTCGCGCCAGCCTGCACTCCATCCGTAACCGCAATATAGAAGCATGGTTCAGCGAAGAACTGACGGCCACCGCAGCACTCCTGGCAGCTCCTCCGCCCGAACGATTGCATGATGCGCGTAAAAAACTGAAAACCCTGCTATACACGTATACCATGTTGCCAAAGCCCCTGGCGGCCCGCGTCCAGGTGAACAAAGATTACCTGCATCGCTTGCAGGAGCTGATTGGCAACTGGCACGACGCTGCTCTGGCGGCGGATTTACTGGCAAAGGGAAATAATGTGCGGTCCGGCGGACGCACTGCGCGCAACGGAGATAAGCAAACGCAGCAGCAACCAAAGGCAAATCAAGCGAACCGCCTGGCGGACGAAGCGTCCCGTAACATCCGGCACAATAATCATGACCATGGAGCCCATACACAAAGCAAACCGGTAAAAACCCGGCAACAGCAAAAAGTGAATCGCCTGTCTAATGAACAGAAAAGCCTCATCAAACAGACGCTGGCGGCGGCGGCAGGTTTTTCACAAAAAGCGTTGAGCGGGGAGGGGTCTCCCCGCTGAACAGGCTCTTCCAATGGCGAAGTGTTCCCGTCATCAAATTTCCGTAAGTTGCATTCCAGCCCAAAATGCCCGGAACCATGGAAAGAACCAGTTTTGAAGACGAACATTTTGAAAAGAAGGATTTTACCGAAGCGCCGCTCCGCAAAGGAGAATACGATAACTGCACCTTTACGGGCTGCAACTTTTCGGAAACGGACCTGACGGATGTGAGTTTTACCGAATGTACCTTCACCGGCTGCAACCTCAGTATGGCCAAACTCAATAAAACATCGCTGAAAGATGTAAAATTCACCGACTGCAAATTGCTCGGCCTGCACTTTGAAAACTGCAACGATTTTCTTTTCGAGGTGGCTTTTGATAACTGCCAGCTGAACCTTGCCTCATTTTACCGCCGGAAACTCAAAAAAACACGTTTTAAAAAATGCAGCCTCCACGAAACGGATTTCACGGAAGCCGATTTAACAGAAGCGAGCTTCGACGGATGTGATCTTGCCGGGGCGACTTTTGTGCAGACCAACCTGGAAAAAGCGGATTTCCGTGCGGCCAGCCATTATTTGATCGACCCGGCGCAGAACCGCATCAAAAAGGCGAAATTTTCCATGCCGGCCGTGATTGGCCTGCTGGCAGCGTATGATATTGTGATTGAGTGAGGTGAACATCGCCCCGTATAAAAGGAAATTGTTAACCATGCCGGCACCTTCATAAGCCGCGGAAATACCGGTTACAACGCGCCGGCATCCGGTTACGTCAGCTCATAATACCCATGCCCCGTTTGCTGCACCGCTTTGTCCACCTTGTCGCGGTCCGCTACCCGATGCAGCATGATCACATATTCTTCCAGTTCCGTACGCATAAATCCCATTTGTAACCCGTGTTCCCGGAGCGGCTTATCAAAGGCGTCCAGTACGCCGTCGCTGCTCACAGTGCTGCCTGGGGGAAAGTCACTTGCCTGGGGGAATGCAACGCTCAGTTGATAGTTGTCGCGCAGCGCGAGGTTCAGCCGCCATTCCAGGTCTTCGAGCGGCGCATCCCGGTCTATTCCCAGCAACCATTCGCACTCCTGGTCGTTGAGGTGGTTCATCAGCACGTTCAACGTAGAATATTCCGGGTCGTTGGTATGATCTTTCAGCGCATCGATGTAGGGAAACAGCCAGTGCTGTTCCCGGAGCGGCAGGCAGCGCCGCACCAGTTCGCGGTAGCCTTCTTTGGCTGCTTCGGTTAAGGGCGGCAGATCCGGTTCCGGGCGCTCCGGCAGCGGAGGAGGAGAGGATACCTTCCGTTTCCTCCATGGTGAACCGGAAAATTCATTTTTGCACCAGGCATAAAACGCAAGCACACCTGCGTAGCCAAACCAGTATTTGGCATTGAGCCCGAAATAATGGCCGGCTGCATAGCCGCCAATCACCAGCGCCAGCCCGATCAGAAAATAGAGGCGGTTTCCCATGAGCGTATTCATTTTATATCCGTTTGTTCCCCTCGGGTTTGGTTTTGCCGGAAAAGGCAATGTGGGAATCAACGGCCAGGTTATGGTTAATAAATGTATTCAACAACGGTTTCCGGGTTTCAACGATTCAAATATAACAGATATTTTGCCCGGCAGATAACTATTATCCCTGCCTGTTTGCATGAAAAAAATGCAGGTTTATTCAAGAATGACGGATATTTTTTGCGTCTTTTTGCGCCTTTTTCTGAATATTCTCCTATATTGTGCAAAACCAAAATCCGTCTGAATGCTAAAAAAGGAACGCCAATCCTTTATTCTGCGCCAGGTGAACCTGCATAATAAAATCCTGTCGGTCGACCTGAGTCAGCAAATGGACGTGTCTGAAGATACCATCCGGCGCGACCTGAATGAAATGGCGGAACAGGGGAAACTGATCAAAGTACACGGCGGAGCGTTGTCCAAGTCGTTCCATCTCTCCGTTGCCTCTGATCATGTGTATGCTTTAAGCAGCAAAAAACATATCGCCCTCAAAGCATGCCGCCTCATTAAAGACGGCATGTTCGTACTTACCACGGGCGGCACTACCATTATCGAGCTGGCCAAAGCATTGCCGCCTGAACTGTCGGCGACTTTTATCACCGTCAGTTTACCCGCGGCCTATGAATATATCCATCATCCGAATATCGAAGTGATTTTCCTGGGCGATAAAATTTCCAAAAATTCGCAGATCGCCGTAGGCGGCAGCGTTGTATCGAGGATAAAGGATGTGCGGGCCGACCTGTGTTTCCTGGGCACTAACGCCATCAGCCTGGAGCAGGGCCTTACGGACAACGACTGGGAAGTGGTGGAGGTGAAAAAGGCCATCGTGGAAGCCTCGGAGCGGGTCGTTTCGTTGGCCATCAGCGAAAAGCTCAACACCTCGCAGCGCTTCCGGGTGTGCGATGCGGGTGATATCAGCACGCTCATCACGGAGCTGCCGGCGTCCGACCCGTTGCTGCAGCCTTATCATGCCGCCGGTCTCGAAATTTTATAAACATCACCATCAAAATAAACGCATGTCTCCTGTTATCTTGTTTTCACTGGTTATCGCATATTTCCTCCTGCTGCTGGGTGTGGCCTGGGTTACGTCGAGGAATGCGAACAACGAATCGTTTTTTATCGGCAACCGCGGCTCCAACTGGATGCTGGTGGCTTTCGGCATGATCGGCACGTCGCTCAGCGGCGTTACGTTTGTGAGTGTGCCCGGTACGGTCGGCAAGGAATCCTTTACCTATTTCCAGATCGTGCTCGGCAACCTGATCGGTTACGGGGTGGTGGCATTTGTGCTGTTGCCCGTTTATTACAAGATGCAGCTCACATCTATCTATAACTACCTGCAAAACAGGCTCGGCTTCCGGGCCTATAAAACGGGCGCCTCGTTTTTTATCCTGTCGCGCGTATTGGGCGCTACGGCCCGGCTGTACCTGGTGGTGAACATCCTGCATTTCACCATTCTTAAAGATTTTGGCCTGCCGTTCTGGGTGGGAGCTTTCGTCATCCTGTTGATGATATTGTTGTATACATTCGAAGGCGGGGTAAAAACCATCGTGTGGACGGACACGCTGCAAACCGGCTGTATGCTTATCGGGCTGGTGGTGTGCGTGTGGTATATCCTCAGTAACCTTGGCATGAGCCTGCCGGAAGGAGCCCGGGCGCTGGCTGATAAAGGGTACTCCAACATCTTTATCATGGACCCGTCGAGCCGGTTTTTCTTCCTCAAACAAATTGTGGCCGGCGCTTTCATCTCTATAACCATGACGGGGATGGACCAGGAAATGATGCAGAAAAACATCAGCGTGCGCACGCTGAAAGATTCCCAGAAGAACATGATGACTTTTGCCGTGATCTTTATGCTGGTGGTGTTGCTGTTCCTTTTCCTGGGCGGCCTGCTGCACCTCTTTGCCGAAGCCAAGGGCATCCCGGCCACCGGCGATGCGCTGTTCCCCACCATCGCACTGGAACATATGCCGGGCGCGGTGTCGATCATCTTCATCATTGCATTGATCTCCGCATTGTTCCCCAGCGCCGACGGCGCCATTACAGCGCTGACTGCCTCCTTCTGCATCGACATACTGGGCATACAGCGCGACGCCACCCTCAGCGATGCGAAGCGCAAACGTATCCGTCAGATCGTGCACCTCTCGTTTGCGGGCGTTTTTCTGCTGTTCGTAATGGGCTTCAAGTGGATGAATAATCCGAGTATGATCGGCCTGATCCTGAAAATTGCCGGTTATACCTATGGCCCGCTGCTCGGGCTTTTTGCCTTCGGCATTTTAACCAAAAGAACGGTGAACGACAGGTTGGTGCCCTTTGTGGTACTGATTTCACCGATTATTTGTTTCATCATAGACCATTATCAGAAAGATTTGTTCGGCGGCTTCCAGATAGGCCTGGAGCTGCTATTCATTAACGGCCTGCTCACCTTCCTGGGATTGTGTCTCATCCCGGGCAAGAAGGCGGTAGCCTGAAAAATCGATATGTTATGAGCGCACAGAAATTTGTCAGAATAACCGAACAGCCCTCTCATCACCGCCATCTCGAACAGATGAGCGTACGGGATGTGCTGGTAAACATCAACAAAGAAGATGCAGGTGTGCCCGCGGCAGTGCAGCAGGCCATTCCCGCCGTTGAAGCGTTTGTGCTGGCGGCTGCAGATAAAATGCTGGCCGGCGGCCGCCTCTTTTACATCGGGGCGGGAACCAGCGGCCGGCTGGGCATCCTGGATGCGTCCGAATGCCCGCCTACTTACGGCGTACCGCATGGCCTGGTGGTGGGCCTGATTGCCGGCGGCGACAATGCCATCCGCCGCGCGGTGGAAAATGCGGAGGACGACGGCAACCAGGGCTGGGAAGACCTGCGCCAATGGAATATCACTGAAAAGGATGTGGTGCTCGGCATTGCGGCCAGCGGCACTACGCCGTATGTGATCGGTGCGTTGAAGAAATGTCGGGAAGAGGGGATTCTCACCGGCAGCCTCTCCTGCAATCCGGGCAGTCCCGTGAGCGCGGTGGCGGAGTTTCCCATCGAGGTGGTGGTAGGGCCCGAATTCGTGACCGGCAGCACACGCATGAAAAGCGGCACTGCGCAAAAGCTGGTGCTGAATATGATTTCTACGGCGCTGATGATACAACTGGGCCGCGTGGAAGATAACAAGATGGTGAACATGCAGCTGACCAACGATAAGCTGGTAGACCGCGGCGTGAAAATGCTGATGGAAAAGGCCGGCATCGCTGATTATGAAACCGCAAAAGCACTGCTGCTGCAACACGGTTCCGTCAAAAAGGCCATGAGCGTGTTGGGCATCTGACAATACCCACGTGGCTCTCAGAATAACTCACGCGCAATTCCCGCACGCTTGCCGGAAAATGACACTAATAAGCGGGCCCTTTCGGGCCTCGCTGCAGACAGTGAAAACTGAACAACAGGAAGCCCGCTCACGGATGAGCGGGCTTCCTGTTTGTGAAGATGTTTCATAGATCCTCATCTGTTTGCCTTTTCAAAATCGAGCAGCCACTTTTTCCGGTAAATACCGCCGCCATAGCCGGTCAGGCTGCCGTCTTCGCCCAGCACGCGGTGGCAGGGAATGAGGATGGAAATCCTGTTCATGCCGTTGGCACCAGCCACGGCCCGTATCGATTCGGGCTTATTCAAGGCCTGCGCCTGTTTTTTATAAGAGCGGGTAGTGCCGTATGGGATGGTCTGAAGCATGTCCCATACCGATTGCTGAAACTCCGTGCCCGGTGCGAAAAGCGGGACGGAGAAGTGTTTCCTTTCCCCTTCGAAATATTCATGCAACTCCTGCTCCAGTTGTTCAAAATGGGGATGGGGGGCCTGGATGATGTTGGCGTTGAGTAATCGTGACAACGTTTTCAGTTCTGTTTCGAGCATTTTCCGGTCGGTGAACTCCAGCAGGCAGATACCCCGGTCTACAGCGCAGGCGAACATGGTGCCCAACGGTGTTTCGAGGCGGGTCATATTGATCACCTGTTTGTTTTTGCTGTTGGAGGGAGATACCCCGAAAATGGCTTTAAACGAATCGCTGAAACCACTCAGTGATTCATACCCCGCGTCAAACGCAGCGGAGGTGACCGGTTCCCCGTTCTGTATTTTTTTGAAAGCGGAGTTGATGCGGAACATCCGCTGGTATGCCTGGAAAGTGATACCATGGGTTTTCAGGAACCACCGCCTTATTTTGCTGGGCTCCACTCCCCGGGCAATAAGATCGCCATCTTTGAACTTCAGCGACGGGTCGGCGCTCAGTTCGTCGAGCACGGCTTTCACAAAGCCGGGCGTTTCTCCTTTTTTCTCCAGCGGCCCGCATACCTTGCAGGGCCGGTATCCCTTTTTCAGCGCCTCGCAGGTAGAGCCGAGGAATTCCACATTTTCAAGCTTCGGCTTCCGCGCAGTGCAGGTAGGCCGGCAAAAGATGCCGGTGGTTTTAACGGCTGTTATAAACGTACCCTCAAAGGAAGCGTCTTTTTCCACGATGGCCTGATACATTCTTTCCCTGGTAAGCATTGTCTGTTATTTTGTTCAAAGGTAAAAGCGCGTACCGCTCCCGGCAACCGGAAATTGAACAGGTATTTTTTTGTAAAGTGATGGACTGTATCCATTGAAGCGCCCGTTAGAACAGATGAACCGGCCAACTGTTCCTGCTAAAGTTCCGTAGAATCCGCTAATTTTGAACAGACCCTACAACAAAAACATTATGCAGATCATCAACAAACAAATGGACGGGCAGGTCCTGAAAGGAGAAGTGCTGCTGCCGGGACGCGCACAGGTGATACAGGTGGCATTTGAACCGGACGAGGAAATACAGGCGCCTGACGATGAATTTTATGCATACCTCATCAGCCGGGCAGCCGCCTTCGTCGCTTCCCTGAGTCCTGAAGCTGAAATGGCCGTAAAGGAACAGGTGTCTGCCGAAATCACGGATGCCGCCTACAGCCAGGACGATGAGGCGCCCATCGGTGATGCCTATGCACAACTGCGCGATGACCTGCAGTTGCAGCAGATTTCATTCTTCCCGGACGATATGGTATGGACGTACAGTGCAGGCACCATCTTCGCCGGCAATATCATCTCTGTGCAGATCGGGTACGATTTGGAGATCATCGAGGTAATGGTGCTGGATTGACATACCGGCTCAGATGTAATCCTTCTCCACGGTCAGCAGCGCATTGCCGTCCTTGTCGAAAAGCATCTTTCCGCAGTTCTCGCAATAATCGTCTGCCGGCGCCGGTTCCGACCGCCTGAGCTGCCATACGTTCATGCTGCCGCAGGTGCAGTTTATCGTGTATAATACTTCGCCGGTTTTCTGGCCGAAGGGCGCCACATTCCAGTATGCATCCTTCGCTTTTTTCAGTTCCTTTGCTACCTTGTCGGGTGCCAGCAGGATGTAATACGCGTCATTCTGCCGGTCGAGCTGGCAGATTACAAAACCTTCTTTCTTGAGGCCTTTCTGGAAATATTGCAGCAGCAACGGAACGGCATCGCCCCTTTCCGGCTGTTTCTTCTCCAGCTGCGCATATGCGCCTTCCGCATCAACTATGGCTTTACTGCCAAACTGTTGCAGCCTGTGCCGGAGAAAGTCGGCGATCCGGGAGTTTTCTTCCTCCCCCGACCAGTCGACCACCAGGACTATTTTTTCTTTTAATAGATGATCTAACAGGTCGGCATCGGAAGCTGTTTTGGGCAACGCGGTAATTTCCTGCGGGGACATCAGTTTTTCCAAGGGTTTATACATGAGGTTTCCTTTATGGGTAACGAATTGTCAGCAATATAATATTTTACGGCAGTTTTTGGCCGGCCGTATGGCACTAAACTTGGTGCCTTTCCATATAAGAACATCTGTTTGAAAACCTAAATCACCGCATCATGAAAAATAGCAAAACGGCCAACGTCCGTTACATTGTAAATAACGTGGCCGAGGCGATACCGTTTTACAGGGACCTGTTGGATTTTGAAGTAGTCATGCATCCCGCACCGGGATTTGCCGCCCTCACCAGGGGAGCGCTCCGGCTGTACCTCAATCAGCCCGGCGCCGGCGGAGCGGGACAAAAATTGGCGGATGGCGCTTCTCCCGGCCCGGGCGGCTGGAACCGCATGCAGATCGAAACGGATAACCTCCGCGGTATTTATGACGAACTGCAGCAAAAAGGAGCCACCTTCAGAAACGGCATCATCGAGGGGCAGGGTGGCAATCAGGCGCTGCTGCAGGATCCGTCCGGCAACCTGATCGAACTGTTTGAGCCTAAAAAGCCGGAAACCGTTGAGCCCATCCCCGAAGGTTTCCATACCGTTACGCCGTTTCTGCTCGCGGACGATGCTGCCGCACTGATGACGTTCATCGAAAAGGCATTCGGCGGCGAAGTGATGCATGTAACAAAGTCTGGCGACGGCCTGATACGCCACGCCACAGTAAGGATAGGTGACTCGCATATCATGCTGGCCGACGGTACCGAATCGTACAAGTCAGCACCGGCCATGCTGCATTTATATGTGCAGGACGTGGATGAATGGTACCACCAGGCATTAAGCGCAGGAGCCCGGTCGATAAGGGAGCCCGAAGACCAGTTTTATGGCGATCGCTCGGCCGGTGTGGAAGACGCATGGCACAACCAGTGGTGGATGGCCACGCATATCGAAGATGTAAGTGATAAAGAAATGAAAAAACGGGAGGAAGGCTTCAGGAAAGAAGCAGGCGTGAAGTGAGCATCGTGTGGGATTCCTCCCGCCCGGATGTTAATGCGCCGGCGGGTGCATTAACATCCGGGTATTATCCCCCGAACCCTGAAAATATCAACCCCGGAAGACGACGATCGCACGATTAACAAAACACTATTCAAACAAGTAACAAGAACCTCTCCGGCCCGTCGCAACTCTACTATTTCCCGTAATCTTTTAAACCCGGCCTTTCTCTACTTTTCCTGCAGAACAAAAGAATATGAAATTCCGAGGGAGGTTGATATGGATCTGCATCCCGGCCGTCTTAGCATTAACATTTGCGTTGTTTTTTGGACCCTTGCTGCTTTTGGAGCGACATTCATATGATGCCCCTGACAGGAAAAAGAAGGTTTTCATCAGCCGGGAAGCCAACAGGTATGTGCTTTACCGCAACGGGCAACCGTTCACGGTGAAGGGCGCATCGGGGAATGCTTTGCTGGAGGAGCTGCACCGGGCCGGCGGTAACACTATCCGGACCTACGATACGGTGGGGCTGGGCGCCGTTCTCGATGAAGCGCAGCGCAACCACATCGCGGTCATTGCCGGGCTGCCCATCCCTTACAGCGATTACCTGGACGATTTTTACAAAGACGGGCGGAAAGTGGAGGCGATGTACGAAGCATACAAAAAAATGGTGGCGCGGTACAAAGGCCATCCGGCGTTGCTGATGTGGTGCCTGGGGAATGAACCGGGGATGACATGGAAACCGGGTTACGATGCTTTTTATGATGCCTATAACCGGATGCTGGAGATGATCCACGCCGTCGACCCCGATCACCCCGTGACTACTACCATGCCTAATTTAAACATCGTGCAGATCATGATGATCCGGAGAAAGATACCGGCATTGGATCTGATTTCATTTAACACATTCGGCAAACTCGAAAGGCTGAACAAGCAGCTTGACCGTTTTGCGTGGTTATGGGATGGGCCGTTCCTCATCATGGAATGGGGCGCGTACGGGCCCTGGGAGTCCGAAACAACGGCCTGGCAGGCGCCGATAGAAAATACCAGCACCAAAAAAGCGGAGCAGTTCCTGACGATGTACCGCCAGCAGATGCCCGCGAAACATCCGCGTTTTTTAGGCGCATTGGCCTTTTACTGGGGCCAGAAGCAGGAAGTGACGCCCACCTGGTTCAGCCTGTTTTCGGAAACCGGCGCGGCCAGCGGCGCGGTGGAAGCATTGCGGAATATATGGAAGGCATCCACGCCAGCGAATGATGCGCCGCAATTGAAGTACATGCTGGTAGACAGAAAGGGCGCCCGCGACAACATCATGCTGATGCCCGCCAGCGAAGCGGAGGCCGAGTTTTTTATGGAAGATCACAACAAATCAAACATCGTAACTGCGCAATGGCAGATCATGAAAGAAGACTGGTACGAAGATGCCCGGAAAAAAAGACCACTGACGAAACTACTGGATACCATCATGCCGGCTGGAAATAATAACAGGTTTTCATTTAAGGCGCCCCGTGCAGAAGGGCCCTACCGGATCTATGTCACCGTTGCGGACGACCGCGGCCATATCGCTACGGCCAACACACCCTTTTATGTAGTGGAATAAAACTATGCAAGCATATACACAGGCCCCGCCCCCCTCAAAGAGCGAACTGCTCTTACTGCGCCTGATGATCCTCATCGGAACCATCAGTCTGCTGTGTTTTCTGTATTGCCTGCTGAACCCGGCCAACATCGGTCACCCGGTGCTGTACTGGATGTTTGTGACGGCTACCGTCTTTACATGTCTGCGCATCCTGCATGAGTGGTATCATTATCTCTTTATTACCGTTCCGGCACCGCCGCCGGCGAAAAAAAACTTTACGGTAGACATACTCACAACATTTTGCCCGGGCGAACCATATGAAATGATCGTGGAAACGCTGAAAGCCATGCAGGCCGTGACCTATCCCCACACTTCCTGGCTTTGCGACGAAGCGGATGATCCTTACCTCAAAGCCGTATGCCGCGAACTGGGTGTGCGGCACGTGACGCGGAATAACCGCCGGGATGCGAAAGCCGGCAATATCAATAACGCACTGCAGTATGCCATGGGCGAACTTTGTGTGGTGCTTGATCCGGATCATATTCCGGCGCCGGGCTTTCTGGATCCCATCGTTCCGTTTTTTAATGACGAAAAGGTGGGCTATGTGCAGATCGTGCAGGCGTACTATAACATTGGCGACAGTCTCATCGCCAAAGGCGCCGCGCAGCAGACTTTCCAGTTTTACGGCCCGATGATGATGTCGATGAACCGATACGGCACGGTGCTGGCCATAGGCGCCAACTGTACGTTCCGCCGCAGCGCACTCGATTCCATCGGTGGTCACGCCGCCGGGCTTGCGGAAGACATGCACACGTCCATGCGGCTGCATGCAAAAGGCTGGAAGTCGGTGTACCTGCCCGCCGTGCTCACGCTCGGCAGGGTGCCTTCCACGTTGTCTGCTTATTACAAGCAGCAACTGAAATGGGCGCGCGGAACGTTCGAGCTGCTGGTGACCGCATTTCCCCGGCTCTTCAAAAAATTCAGCTGGGCGCAACGTTTACATTACTGCACCATCCCCTTCCATTATTTTTCGGGCATCATATTTTTCATCAATTTCCTTGTACCGGTGCTGGCGCTGATGATGGGCGTCATCCCGTTCCGTATGGACCTGGTGACTTTCACTTTTATGGGATTGCCTTTTATCACCAGCACCCTGGCGGTGCGGCATTTTGTACAACGGTGGGTGATGGGGAGAGGGGAGCGCGGCAACCACATGCTCGGCGGTTTTCTGCTGATCGGTACCTGGTGGGTACATATTCTTGGGCTTTATTACACGGTTATCCGGAAAGAGGTCCCTTATATTCCCACGCCGAAAGACGGGCAGGAGGACGATAACTGGCGGCTGAACATACCGAACGCCGCTGTAGCGCTGGTGACGTTTGTGGCTATCCTGTACGGGCTGTACATCGAATGGAATCCCTACACCTGGATGATGGCCGGCATTGCCAGCCTCAACCTGGCGGTGATGCTCCTGAATATTGCCATCAGCCGCCAGAAAGACTTTCAGTGTTTGAGAGAGAAGGTCAGGGTGGCGCGGCGGAGTTTCATTTATTATAAATTCCTGAAGCAGCAGTTCTGGAACGTAAGGCACACGCTGTATGCAGGGTTGCGCCTTTTTGCTTTTCCCATCATCCTGTTCATCTCTTTTTTCACGATGTATTTTTTCGGGAACGCGGGCCTCATGACGTCGGGGCCGCTGGAAGAAAAAAGCCGGCAGCAGGTTTTTTATGTCGGGTTGTTCAATCCTGTTACCGACGATGGTGTTACCGCGATATCCGAGGTGCGTAAGCTGCAGCAAACCTTCAACGCGCATGTCAGCATCGTTTCGCTGTATATTCCCTGGGGCGATGAATCCCGTAGCAGCATACCGGCTCACCTTGCCGATGCCATCTACAGGAACGGGTCGGTGCCGCTGATCACCTGGGAGCCTTGGGCGTCGACATTCCGGCAGTCGGCCGCCCATCCGGAGTTGCAACAGGAAAAAGGCATCTTCAGTCATATCGTCAAAGGAGAATTCGATGCCTACATCCGGGAGTTCGCCCTGCAGA
Protein-coding sequences here:
- the murQ gene encoding N-acetylmuramic acid 6-phosphate etherase, with translation MSAQKFVRITEQPSHHRHLEQMSVRDVLVNINKEDAGVPAAVQQAIPAVEAFVLAAADKMLAGGRLFYIGAGTSGRLGILDASECPPTYGVPHGLVVGLIAGGDNAIRRAVENAEDDGNQGWEDLRQWNITEKDVVLGIAASGTTPYVIGALKKCREEGILTGSLSCNPGSPVSAVAEFPIEVVVGPEFVTGSTRMKSGTAQKLVLNMISTALMIQLGRVEDNKMVNMQLTNDKLVDRGVKMLMEKAGIADYETAKALLLQHGSVKKAMSVLGI
- a CDS encoding bifunctional transcriptional activator/DNA repair enzyme AdaA, producing the protein MLTRERMYQAIVEKDASFEGTFITAVKTTGIFCRPTCTARKPKLENVEFLGSTCEALKKGYRPCKVCGPLEKKGETPGFVKAVLDELSADPSLKFKDGDLIARGVEPSKIRRWFLKTHGITFQAYQRMFRINSAFKKIQNGEPVTSAAFDAGYESLSGFSDSFKAIFGVSPSNSKNKQVINMTRLETPLGTMFACAVDRGICLLEFTDRKMLETELKTLSRLLNANIIQAPHPHFEQLEQELHEYFEGERKHFSVPLFAPGTEFQQSVWDMLQTIPYGTTRSYKKQAQALNKPESIRAVAGANGMNRISILIPCHRVLGEDGSLTGYGGGIYRKKWLLDFEKANR
- a CDS encoding DUF6630 family protein; amino-acid sequence: MYKPLEKLMSPQEITALPKTASDADLLDHLLKEKIVLVVDWSGEEENSRIADFLRHRLQQFGSKAIVDAEGAYAQLEKKQPERGDAVPLLLQYFQKGLKKEGFVICQLDRQNDAYYILLAPDKVAKELKKAKDAYWNVAPFGQKTGEVLYTINCTCGSMNVWQLRRSEPAPADDYCENCGKMLFDKDGNALLTVEKDYI
- a CDS encoding VOC family protein → MKNSKTANVRYIVNNVAEAIPFYRDLLDFEVVMHPAPGFAALTRGALRLYLNQPGAGGAGQKLADGASPGPGGWNRMQIETDNLRGIYDELQQKGATFRNGIIEGQGGNQALLQDPSGNLIELFEPKKPETVEPIPEGFHTVTPFLLADDAAALMTFIEKAFGGEVMHVTKSGDGLIRHATVRIGDSHIMLADGTESYKSAPAMLHLYVQDVDEWYHQALSAGARSIREPEDQFYGDRSAGVEDAWHNQWWMATHIEDVSDKEMKKREEGFRKEAGVK
- a CDS encoding glycoside hydrolase family 2 TIM barrel-domain containing protein, giving the protein MERHSYDAPDRKKKVFISREANRYVLYRNGQPFTVKGASGNALLEELHRAGGNTIRTYDTVGLGAVLDEAQRNHIAVIAGLPIPYSDYLDDFYKDGRKVEAMYEAYKKMVARYKGHPALLMWCLGNEPGMTWKPGYDAFYDAYNRMLEMIHAVDPDHPVTTTMPNLNIVQIMMIRRKIPALDLISFNTFGKLERLNKQLDRFAWLWDGPFLIMEWGAYGPWESETTAWQAPIENTSTKKAEQFLTMYRQQMPAKHPRFLGALAFYWGQKQEVTPTWFSLFSETGAASGAVEALRNIWKASTPANDAPQLKYMLVDRKGARDNIMLMPASEAEAEFFMEDHNKSNIVTAQWQIMKEDWYEDARKKRPLTKLLDTIMPAGNNNRFSFKAPRAEGPYRIYVTVADDRGHIATANTPFYVVE